From Bacteroidota bacterium, the proteins below share one genomic window:
- a CDS encoding M3 family oligoendopeptidase encodes METASTYFTAPVKAPRRFLPDALEIDSWDALSPYFKELEERLLHSADGLKQWLEDLSELESVVQEHVGWLYIRMTCNTQDEALVKAYTFFINEINPHIEPFADRLNRKLLDCPFRNGLDKRFSIHLRSTENEIRLFREENIPLNAELSTREQKYGEIAGAMSVELNGKTLTLQQAANFLREPNRGVRQSAYEQIVSRRLQDREKLDSLFDELLKLRHQIANNSGFSNFRDYKFVAMDRFDYTADDCMRFHDSVRQAIVPVLDKLMEERQRDMGLESLKPWDIDVDSKGRPDLKPFTDGSDLMRKTIACFSEIDPYFGFVARTLDEMRFIDLDSRIGKAPGGYNYPLYETGVPFIFMNASGSFRDVVTMVHEGGHAIHSMLTRDLEFVGFKELTSEIAELASMSMELISMEHWHHFFPNEEELRRAKREQLENVLEALPWIACVDRFQHWLYTHPGHTVEERTAAWDEVYRAFSPSRVDWSGHEPVRKSLWQKQLHLFEVPFYYIEYGMAQLGAIALWRNYRNDPKTAIEQYKQALSLGYTRSIPEVYQAAGIRFDFSENYIQELAAFVQEELEKL; translated from the coding sequence ATGGAAACAGCCTCCACCTACTTCACGGCTCCGGTAAAAGCGCCGCGTCGCTTTCTGCCGGATGCGCTGGAAATCGATTCCTGGGACGCCCTTTCGCCCTATTTCAAGGAGCTGGAGGAACGACTTCTCCATTCGGCAGACGGTCTCAAGCAATGGCTGGAAGACCTGAGTGAATTGGAATCGGTTGTTCAGGAGCACGTAGGTTGGTTGTACATCCGGATGACCTGTAACACGCAGGACGAAGCCCTGGTGAAGGCGTATACATTTTTCATCAATGAGATCAATCCCCACATCGAGCCGTTCGCGGATCGCTTGAACAGGAAATTGCTGGATTGTCCGTTCCGGAATGGTCTGGACAAACGATTTTCGATTCACCTGCGGTCGACGGAGAATGAGATCCGACTATTCCGGGAAGAGAACATTCCCCTGAATGCCGAACTTTCCACCCGTGAGCAGAAGTACGGTGAGATCGCCGGTGCCATGAGCGTTGAGCTCAACGGCAAGACCCTGACGCTCCAACAAGCGGCCAATTTCCTTCGGGAGCCGAATCGTGGCGTGCGTCAATCGGCTTATGAGCAGATCGTCAGCCGTCGCTTGCAGGACCGGGAGAAGCTCGATAGCCTGTTTGATGAACTCCTGAAGCTGCGCCATCAGATCGCCAACAATTCCGGTTTTTCGAATTTCCGTGATTACAAGTTCGTAGCCATGGATCGGTTCGATTACACCGCTGATGATTGTATGCGGTTCCATGATTCGGTGCGGCAGGCGATTGTTCCGGTACTGGACAAGTTAATGGAAGAACGTCAGCGCGACATGGGACTTGAGTCACTGAAGCCCTGGGATATTGACGTTGATTCCAAAGGACGACCGGATCTTAAACCATTTACGGATGGAAGCGATCTGATGCGAAAGACGATTGCCTGCTTCTCGGAGATCGATCCCTATTTCGGATTCGTTGCCCGTACGCTGGATGAAATGCGGTTCATCGATCTGGATTCCCGGATCGGCAAAGCGCCTGGCGGTTATAATTATCCGCTGTATGAGACCGGTGTACCATTCATCTTCATGAATGCAAGCGGCTCTTTCCGCGATGTGGTCACCATGGTACACGAGGGTGGACATGCGATCCACTCGATGCTTACGCGCGATCTCGAATTCGTAGGGTTCAAGGAGCTGACGTCGGAGATCGCGGAACTCGCGTCCATGAGCATGGAGTTGATCTCCATGGAACACTGGCATCACTTTTTCCCGAACGAGGAGGAGTTGCGTCGCGCCAAGCGTGAGCAGTTGGAAAATGTGCTGGAAGCATTGCCCTGGATCGCTTGTGTTGATCGATTCCAGCATTGGTTGTATACTCACCCTGGTCATACGGTTGAAGAACGTACTGCTGCCTGGGATGAGGTTTATCGCGCTTTCAGTCCTTCCAGGGTTGACTGGAGCGGGCATGAGCCGGTTAGGAAATCCTTGTGGCAGAAACAGCTCCATCTCTTTGAAGTGCCTTTCTATTACATCGAGTACGGAATGGCGCAACTGGGTGCCATTGCCCTTTGGAGGAATTACCGGAACGACCCGAAAACGGCTATTGAACAGTACAAACAGGCGCTTTCCCTGGGCTATACCCGCTCGATTCCGGAGGTCTATCAGGCGGCCGGTATCCGGTTTGATTTCTCGGAAAACTACATCCAGGAGCTGGCTGCGTTTGTCCAAGAGGAGCTGGAAAAACTGTAA
- a CDS encoding PAS domain S-box protein, giving the protein MNRQSRAEEGRRVLYRLLLIVVAVVYGLVFVLDYLLQLHFTFFLLLSLFGFVVLVLFYMWFRVSTTVESREPVTEPDERKGPELKEDETTTEAGSLIDAGLSEWPEPMIRINPVTGLMVDVSPGALRLLGAKGFDDVIGVDLYTRFRDTWTAEERQQFRLRLAAENRAAAAVELSGFDGVTRKVLLQVSRSEMAGQRMLLVHLTDLSLLPEASGIRPQPPADAYQAVFSEGLLPMAFFGIDYRIQRANKAFCDLLGYQEEELRGMTAIELVHPEEREQERQILSRLLRGELPVARREKRFIRRNHDVIWVQTSASVSQGIGGTPAFVITMAENITQRKRIERSLSDSRQRLNALVENAEYAILSVDVRHTILLINSRLADLLFALTGIVVETGYNVLDILPDQFRDDFLALHARAMAGESLTIEKQLVLTGKRIDVEIIATPVRNEHRLVVSVSYFGRDISARKQAEAELVRAREQAEQATQAKSSFLATMSHEIRTPLNGVIGMGKLLNQTALSPKQQDYVDSILLSGEALLSVINDILDYSKIESAKMELEYKPFALKRCIEETFDLMASKAIEKKLSLRYSVAKGTPSYIYGDLTRLRQVLMNLVSNAIKFTQQGGITIHVSKMREEGKHVELLFEVQDTGLGIPADRIARLFQSFSQADASTARTYGGTGLGLAICKNLVELMHGSIWVDSVPGQGSNFQFTIRTEASTATEAVKSGRNGSSRLANAHVLLVSDDRTEADLFANYIRRWNMLPQVCEDSAKALDLVRRESGLNLVIIDSTLVSGNAMELAESIRHLRPKDELPIVLFNADRTDNILFDYTSDVVSAVIPKNVDRSKVLDILIGVFSVEDHQRSQHEEGLSRVGASLAEEFPVRILIAEDNQINQKLAQNIFEGLGYRPVIVSNGQEVIDQLRRQVFDIIFMDVQMPELDGLEATRFIMNKMNLQHLPVIVAMTAFALEGDKEKCLEAGMDDYISKPFMIEEIVERIRKWSKGREQAAHEEPSVPVVVVSSATSALIDQTVLDRLREMTAGSDPGFLVQVIGMFIEQARDIYRDLERAGASRDHLAISRLSHKLKGSALNIGAKRIAETCRELELRSKTSFDDTLQILIDRLGKELVESEAVLREVR; this is encoded by the coding sequence ATGAACCGACAATCGCGTGCTGAAGAAGGCCGCCGTGTGCTGTACCGCTTGCTGCTCATCGTAGTGGCTGTGGTGTACGGGCTCGTGTTCGTATTGGACTATCTCCTGCAATTGCATTTTACTTTCTTCTTGCTGCTGAGCCTCTTCGGGTTCGTTGTCCTCGTGCTGTTTTACATGTGGTTTCGCGTTTCGACTACGGTTGAATCGCGCGAGCCAGTTACAGAGCCGGATGAGCGCAAGGGGCCCGAGCTGAAGGAGGATGAAACGACCACAGAGGCGGGTTCCTTGATCGACGCCGGCCTCAGCGAATGGCCTGAGCCGATGATTCGTATCAATCCGGTTACCGGTTTGATGGTAGACGTTTCACCCGGAGCTTTGCGGTTGCTGGGCGCTAAAGGGTTTGATGATGTGATCGGAGTCGATTTATATACGCGATTCCGGGATACCTGGACTGCAGAAGAACGCCAGCAATTCCGCCTTCGTTTGGCCGCGGAAAATCGTGCCGCAGCCGCGGTGGAACTGTCGGGATTCGACGGCGTAACGCGTAAAGTACTCCTTCAGGTCAGTCGTTCCGAAATGGCCGGACAGCGCATGCTGCTGGTTCATTTGACGGACCTTTCCTTGTTGCCGGAAGCCAGTGGCATTCGTCCGCAACCTCCTGCCGATGCCTATCAGGCCGTATTCTCCGAAGGATTGCTTCCTATGGCATTCTTCGGCATCGACTACCGGATACAACGCGCGAACAAAGCTTTCTGCGACCTGTTGGGCTACCAGGAAGAAGAACTGCGCGGTATGACCGCCATCGAACTGGTCCACCCTGAAGAACGTGAGCAGGAGCGGCAAATATTATCACGTCTGCTGCGGGGTGAGCTGCCGGTTGCCCGGCGGGAGAAGCGCTTTATCCGTCGGAACCACGATGTGATCTGGGTACAAACATCCGCCTCGGTCAGCCAGGGTATTGGCGGCACGCCGGCCTTCGTCATTACGATGGCGGAAAACATCACCCAACGGAAACGGATCGAGCGGTCCTTGTCGGACAGTCGGCAGCGGCTGAACGCCTTGGTCGAGAATGCCGAGTACGCGATCCTCTCGGTCGACGTTCGGCATACGATCCTGCTGATCAACTCACGCTTGGCCGATCTGCTCTTCGCCCTTACCGGCATCGTAGTAGAGACCGGATACAACGTCCTGGATATTCTTCCGGATCAATTCCGCGACGATTTTCTGGCCTTACATGCACGTGCAATGGCGGGTGAATCGCTCACCATCGAGAAGCAACTGGTGCTGACAGGCAAGAGGATCGATGTGGAGATCATCGCGACGCCGGTTAGGAATGAGCACCGGTTAGTGGTCAGTGTATCCTATTTCGGACGGGATATCTCTGCGCGGAAGCAGGCGGAAGCGGAACTGGTTCGTGCCCGTGAACAAGCCGAACAAGCCACCCAGGCGAAGTCGTCTTTCCTGGCAACGATGAGCCACGAGATCCGCACGCCGCTCAATGGCGTGATCGGCATGGGTAAATTGCTCAATCAAACCGCCCTGTCACCCAAACAGCAAGACTACGTTGACTCCATCCTGCTGAGCGGTGAAGCGCTGCTTTCCGTGATCAACGATATCCTCGATTATTCCAAGATCGAGTCGGCGAAGATGGAGCTGGAGTACAAGCCGTTCGCGCTCAAGCGTTGCATCGAGGAAACGTTTGACCTCATGGCCTCCAAGGCAATTGAAAAGAAGTTGTCGCTGCGGTATTCAGTAGCGAAAGGTACACCTTCCTATATCTATGGGGATCTGACCCGCTTGCGTCAGGTTTTGATGAACCTGGTATCCAACGCCATCAAATTCACCCAACAGGGTGGTATCACCATTCATGTCTCGAAGATGCGGGAAGAGGGCAAGCATGTTGAGTTGTTATTCGAAGTTCAGGATACCGGTCTTGGCATTCCGGCCGATCGGATCGCCCGTTTGTTCCAGTCGTTTTCACAGGCCGATGCTTCTACGGCGCGGACTTACGGCGGTACCGGTCTTGGTCTTGCTATCTGTAAAAATCTTGTCGAGTTGATGCACGGATCCATCTGGGTCGATAGTGTGCCGGGGCAGGGTTCGAACTTTCAGTTCACGATCCGCACCGAGGCGAGTACCGCGACGGAAGCTGTTAAAAGCGGACGGAATGGCTCCAGCAGGTTGGCTAATGCGCATGTGTTGCTGGTGTCCGACGATCGCACGGAAGCTGATCTCTTTGCCAATTACATCCGGCGATGGAATATGCTTCCTCAGGTTTGTGAGGACTCCGCCAAGGCGCTCGACCTGGTCCGTCGTGAAAGCGGACTCAACCTGGTGATCATTGACAGTACGCTTGTGAGCGGAAATGCGATGGAACTGGCGGAAAGCATCCGTCACCTTCGTCCGAAGGATGAACTTCCGATCGTCCTGTTCAACGCGGACCGTACGGACAACATCCTCTTCGATTATACTTCGGATGTGGTTTCGGCCGTTATCCCTAAGAATGTCGACCGCAGTAAGGTGCTGGATATCCTGATCGGAGTATTCTCTGTAGAGGACCATCAGCGCAGCCAGCACGAGGAGGGATTGTCGCGAGTAGGAGCAAGTCTCGCAGAGGAATTTCCGGTGCGCATCCTGATCGCGGAGGATAACCAGATCAACCAGAAACTGGCGCAGAACATCTTTGAAGGCCTGGGCTATCGTCCGGTGATCGTTTCGAATGGACAGGAAGTGATCGATCAGCTTCGCCGACAGGTCTTCGACATCATTTTCATGGATGTACAGATGCCTGAGTTGGATGGATTGGAGGCGACAAGATTCATCATGAACAAGATGAATCTGCAACACCTTCCGGTCATTGTTGCCATGACCGCATTCGCGCTGGAAGGCGATAAGGAAAAATGCCTGGAAGCCGGAATGGACGATTATATCAGCAAGCCCTTCATGATCGAAGAGATCGTAGAGCGGATCCGTAAGTGGAGCAAGGGCCGTGAACAGGCGGCGCATGAAGAACCCTCAGTTCCGGTAGTGGTGGTTTCCTCGGCTACCAGTGCGCTGATCGACCAGACGGTACTCGACAGGCTCCGCGAAATGACGGCTGGCAGTGATCCCGGATTCCTCGTACAGGTTATCGGGATGTTCATCGAGCAGGCTCGGGATATTTACCGGGATCTGGAGCGGGCAGGAGCAAGCAGGGATCATCTTGCGATTTCACGACTATCGCATAAACTCAAAGGTTCGGCTCTGAACATCGGAGCCAAGCGAATTGCGGAAACCTGTCGGGAACTCGAGCTCAGGTCCAAGACTTCCTTTGATGATACGCTTCAGATCCTGATTGACCGATTGGGAAAAGAACTTGTCGAATCGGAAGCGGTACTAAGAGAGGTACGCTGA